From the genome of Prunus persica cultivar Lovell chromosome G8, Prunus_persica_NCBIv2, whole genome shotgun sequence:
TGAAATAACACACAAAGAAGCAAAATATACCTGTCTCTGGCTTCAAACTCCAAGTTGTTTTCCCCAAATGACGCCTCAACGCCCAAATCGCTACCATACTCGGCTTCATTTCCAAAATTACCAAAACACCCttccccctcctcctcctttctCTCAACGGACTCAGCCCAGCCAGAGTCCAACGACGAGCCCACACTCAACCTCGAATTGGGCCTCGAATCCATGGCCCTTCTTCGGCTTTCTCCACAACACCCTCTGGGCTTCTCCAAGGGCTCAGCTTCGCTCTGGCTCTGCTTCTTGGCGACGTCGTTTCGCAATGGGGGTTTCTCGAGACGGCGACTCCTGAGCTGGAGATAGTACAAGGAGGAGGTATCTGGGTCAGGTTCCACAGAGGGCGATTGGTTCTGGTTCTCTTGCTTCTGTTGTTGCTGAAGTTTTTGgagggctagggttttggcTCTGGTTCGAACGCCGAGAGAGGACTGCGGTGAAACGGAAACCTCCATCACGGCAACGTCACCTGAGATTTTAGACTTCTTCATGTACTTCCCCATCTCTCTCGGCCTAGGGCATCTATCTCTCAgtcaattttctttcttcctctgtttttgttgttgttgggtttTAAGGTTGGATTGAATGAGAGCGACTGTGAAAGCGGTGACGAAAGAGAAGcgtaggagagagagagagagagagagagagagagagagagagggagggaccAATTTTGTAAGCTGAGGTGAtgactagagagagagagagagagagagagagagagagtgagaaggTTTTGGGGGGAGAAGACTGAAATGAGAGGGAAAGAGGGAAGAAAAAGTTAGGGTTGGGGTTTAGGGAACAGTGGTACTTTATATCTATATTCTCGTCGTATTTTCACCCTTCCctcttaaattattttttgtggacccatttctattttctctattttcttttttatcttttatataaaaagaaattttttatgataagtttattaattaaaaacaaaaatattatcttaataaaatttcatataaagATTTTAGCTTTTTcactaacaaaaaaaaccctaaaccctaaaaccctaaaaaaaccAATTGTTATGGATTTGCATGCAATTTTATTGAGTATCAAAAAGGTACTATACTATTGAGTACTAAATTTTTGTCATTAATTTCATATAGAAAATTATGGGTTTTTAAGGGGATATTAaatctctttgtttttgtttttaattttttgaggatcttttttattaaaaggGTCGatagaatataaaaaaaatttcaattgaatattataaaaaaaataaggaggTAATTAGGGTGAGTATTTGAAACCTAtattttcctctctcttttttttctctattctATATATTTTCATAAGCTGAAGTTCAATTATTGTTTAATCCAACTAAAATTTCCTTATATtcgataagaaaaataaatgttaCTAATTCAAGGAGACAACTTATTCAAGTGAAAACTAATTCAAAGTCTTCCACTTTGAATTGGACTAAATTGTACAAAGCCTTTAAAGTCTCTCAAGTCTTCAATTATGGAAGCAGTACTGAAGGAATTTCCTCCTGCTTAATTAATGGAGATGGGAGTTTAGGATTACATCAATATGCTTTGTTGACTATGAAACTCCAAGCCACTCGCAAATTACATTAACCAGAAATTTGTTAGGATTCAATATCCTATGTTCGAAAACTAGTCTAATTAAAATGGTTTATAAATTATGAGActcgtttttttttaataaaccgAATTTATAAGGGCAAGATCTACTCATGAACTCGTAACAATCTGGTATAAGCCAGGGCTACATGAGAGTGTGAACACCATCCTTGCAAGCCAGTTTTGtaagttcaaaaaaaaaaaaaattgtgaaagcAATATGGAAAGTAATTATACACCAAAACCAAGACATACAAAGTCAAATAGATGGCGGAGAAAATTCTATGCCATACAGCATTTTGGCATTTAAGACCATGACTCATCGCATTGCATTAATCAAGTAAACAGTAATTAGTTGAAAGTTTAACATCCCACTAAGCAaaagtatttttgtattatttcattttaaaagtGGATAACTCGTTGAAAATGGCTTTGATCAATAGTTTACGATTCGAATTTTTATGACACTTTGTCAATATATGTGAGaaaatatcgcttgtatcaaAATACTCTTATAAATATCTAATTaagaaactgaaaaaaaaaaaattcaatcattttctttgttcGTACAAATTAGAAtatcaaattttgaagaaatgtTGTTTAGAGAGAAGGGTAGGTAAAGGTTGGTGATGCGTACTAATAATTTATGCCTACCTATCTACTCGATTTAAATTccaatttagattttttaaaaaaattcttaagcATGTCAAAACTTcgatttttgaaaattaatattttgtttagGGGGTTAGACAAATTTCAATCTGAGATTAAGGCAGATTTGATGTGTGAATTTGAAAGAGGTTGGTTTGTTTCCCCAACctaaaacaaaatcattacccaaaaaaataaaacaaaaaacaaaatcattacAAACTTTCACTTCTGAGAGTTTCTTGAAATGCTCAAAAAACTCTTTAACATGATGATGTTGATTTGGCATTGGCTTTatggttttattttggattaataaattaaacttTTCCCCCGAATTTATggctttttagtttttagtacAAAAATTTGTGTGTTTAAGCGCAAACACCAATGCCATCAACCTCAATTTAATTCCTTAAAATGGTAGTACCGGCATCGTAATGGAATCTTTTTATTTCCTCCCAAAATTCCCGCCAAAACTCTGTCATCTCATTGGTGCAATCAGAATGCAGCTACCGGTCCACCTCACAATCAAatgccaatttatttttttgacttacttttttttaattttaaaaaaaaaaattaagaagagaAGCTAATGCAGAATCAAATTATTGAAAGACCCCACCCACCAACACTTTCATATTGAACATACTTCTTACTTTTATCCACACAAATTTTGGTTGTTATTtgcttatatataaatgattgtcGATCGTTAATGTATGTGAATTCTTTACATAGCAACGATGTACAGTCGTTTACATATATATTGGAGCTACAGAAGCAAAGCTCTTGAAATTTGAACTaagataacaaaacaaaatgtggAAAGAGTCGGAGGGTAAAGTATGAAAAGttgtaaattttatttgtatttttttcaacTTGAAAATCCAATGAATGCCATATTTTAAGGTAATTTCAAAGACCAACCAAACACTAGGTATGAAAGTTGTTAAGTTCATGGTgagagaaaaaatgaaaatcaaacacTCTATTAGACAATGTTATATGAGACTTGTTATGTGACATTTGTGAGTCACTTCTAATCGTAAATGCATGTGAATCCAACAATTGCTCTCACATACATCAACGGTTAAAACTAAGTGATGCTCCAACGCCGGTTATCGACCCTAAGCATTCCCCTAAGTAGCACACGTGGAAGCTAATGGAATTTACTTGTTCCCCAAGACCCTTTAAACTAGTATTGTTCAAACTTCCAAGGGGAATCTCCTAAAAACCCCAAACCAGAATAGTCCATTGATGACACAAATTTCACTGCGTCCGTTCCCTCTGATTTTTAACCTTTTTTCCACCGGGCTCTGTTATTCTTTCCCTAGGGGGGCCAACTGCCGTACAGGTGGCCAACGTGTAGACTGCTCTACCCAATCATCACTCCCTCTCTCACTCACATCTCCAAAACTATTTTCAATCGTTTTTTCACGTCCTCccgcttctctctctcttcaggtGCCCATTTTGCCTTTCATTCATCACGGGTGTAAAATATCGCATGATATGTAACCcagaaaagataaaataaaatatcgcGTAATATCACAGCTTGCGTAAACCGCGGTTTCCGAGGAGGCTGGTGGTGACAGTCGGAGGAGCAATCACGCACTGACACTCAGCAACTACAGTGACCCTCCCAGCCAATCAGAGGGCAGGTGGCTCTTCCTTCTCACGGGTCCCTTATTTCTGTCACTGACACGTAATTTCAACGGGCTCCGTCGGTAGATGTGTGGCCCGACCTGTAGCCACTCATTCAACTTATGGCCTTCTCTTCTAgtgcatttaaaaaaaaattatgttgtaATTTATCCTAATGGATGATTAGTTCGGATTGACTCGACCTCGTTTAGTTTGTGTTAAGTAGTTGTGGTGTTTGTTTGGGGTTCTTACCCCCCagctcattaaaaaaaaaccgttACCCTTGAAAACTAACTAAATTTGTCCGAAGAGTCGGCCGCGATGTTGTGTGTTCGAATCCCTTCCCCAATAATACAGAATTTTGAAACCAATTACTGTCGTTTTTGTTGGACTACAACTACAAATTTCATCTATTTGCATAAATTTACATACACTTACAAGAAATACATTTTCTAAATGCCATACATATGACTGAATGTTGTATAGACCAACCGAAGTTCTAAAACTGTACAATCATGCTTCTTGATATGAACCCTAAACAGAAATTTATTAACACTGGGGAAGCACAGCATTTTCAACAAACACTACTGTATTCCAAAACCCTACATTTAAATACGTAACTACTAAGCTGCGGTTTTGCTGGGTTTTAATCATTTCTCAATCTGAGGTTAAAGACTCATCTTGTTCGTCTCCACTACTAGTGGAGGGAGCATGGACAGCTGATCTATTCTCGGCATTTTCCTGAGCATCAGGAGAAATGGTTCCTTCTGAACTAATACTAGCGATAATGAGAGCAAGAGAAATATCATCTATGTCTCCGATCACTAGCTTTAACTGATTACGAATCGAGTCCTTGCGTACAAGCTTAAACCTATGTTCCGGTGTATGCTGCTGATTAAATCGACCTGGAAGCTTAGAATTGGTGTTATAACAATGGCTGCAAAGGTCGAATCCTTTTTTCTCGAAACAATCTAAGCAATTGTATCTATCCCCAAGGATGGGAAACATCTGCAGACAAAAACCAAGATGTTACTGAGCTGCGTAAACTTTATATACGGTGACAATGAGCAGGGGAAAAACAGAAGAGAAAGACTGATCTAATCAACCTCCAATTTTACGCAAACGTAAAGCAAATATAAACGAAAATGTCTAAGTACTTCCACGGGAATTGAAATgttataagattttttttttccaagaaaTGTTATAAGATCATTGGATCTTATATTATCACAATGTCAAAGTTGCAGGTCTGCAGTGAGAATATTATGCCCACTTTACACACGCTTAACATAACAGAAAATGAATTAATACATATT
Proteins encoded in this window:
- the LOC18767334 gene encoding cyclin-dependent kinase inhibitor 3 isoform X1, which encodes MGKYMKKSKISGDVAVMEVSVSPQSSLGVRTRAKTLALQKLQQQQKQENQNQSPSVEPDPDTSSLYYLQLRSRRLEKPPLRNDVAKKQSQSEAEPLEKPRGCCGESRRRAMDSRPNSRLSVGSSLDSGWAESVERKEEEGEGCFGNFGNEAEYGSDLGVEASFGENNLEFEARDRSTRESTPCSFIRESNTIGTPGSTTRRTSSVATHRRVRNDMQRNIPTTLEMEEFFAQHEQEQQRIFLEKYNFDITSDLPLPGRYEWEQVIP
- the LOC18767334 gene encoding cyclin-dependent kinase inhibitor 3 isoform X2, whose product is MGKYMKKSKISGDVAVMEVSVSPQSSLGVRTRAKTLALQKLQQQQKQENQNQSPSVEPDPDTSSLYYLQLRSRRLEKPPLRNDVAKKQSQSEAEPLEKPRGCCGESRRRAMDSRPNSRLSVGSSLDSGWAESVERKEEEGEGCFGNFGNEAEYGSDLGVEASFGENNLEFEARDRESTPCSFIRESNTIGTPGSTTRRTSSVATHRRVRNDMQRNIPTTLEMEEFFAQHEQEQQRIFLEKYNFDITSDLPLPGRYEWEQVIP